The DNA sequence agctgaaacacatgaaaagctCTTCTAATGTGAGTCATGTGCTAGAACTTGTCCCAATGATTTGCCAATTAAAATGCCACCAACAAAGTATTCACAACTGGGATAATAATATGTTGCACAAACTGCTGTGTCTAACAGCAGTGATACTATATGATTGCTTGTGTATTTTctgaaaatcatcaaaaaagtGAATAATCCAGGTCAAAAACACATCTCTGCTGATCATTTCAGTGCAAAAACTGATGGTTACTAGAACTGACTTGTTCTTTGAAACATAGTTTTGTGCAAGCTGACTAACATTTGCccacaaaagcacaaaacaagGATGAAGGATGAACAGGTCATATAAGAATATCCCAAGTCCTGTCCTTGTAGCTGTTGCCTCGTACCAATGAGCAAAGACATCAACATCAAAGCATTGCAAACTTGTTGggattttattaaaaataacagtgaaaaggTGTCACTAAACTAGTCATTTTTACGCTTGTTGTGGTGGTAAATAGCCAACCAGTCTGTAACTTTACTCAATGAGATCTGTAGATGCTTGCATAATTGCAAGCTGTTGTTGCATAAGGGGGAAAAGACATGCAGGGTTTAATTAAAAGCAGCTAACAAAGGCAACATTCAGGGGTTTTCTTGTTCCACAGTACGGACTGCAATTCCTAGAATTTCAGCAAGTATCCCATTGTGGAAAAGCCTGGTTTATGAAGCTTGGCACTGGCTTGGAACTGAAATAAAGGCATACAGACTCAGCAAACCCAGCACCGTTTTATGTATGGCCAAACTGTTAACCCTTCTAGCTCAAAAGCTGTGAACTACACAGCTAAGCGTAATTGTTCTGTTAGGTCACTCTAAACTAATTAACACCTACTAATATCTTCTCAAGTTATGAAACACGTATTTAAGAGACTAATTTTGCAGTCAGTCTAATTATTTGTCTGTTAGTAGGCTGCAGATTTGTAAAATTAGATTTCGAGATGCACAAACTAAATATTCTGAAAGACACCTTTTTTGTGTTGAGTTTGTTCTTGTTTACAGCTTGTGATCTGAAGATGTGTCACACAACTGACTGAAACCAGATCCCCTGGGGTCTCACCCAACATGACCCCACTTCATCCACTGAGTAAATCTGTTATTCGTAAGGCAATTAAATCATTACAGTTGAGTTCTTTATAATAGGTCTTTATTGCACCCATGGTGAGATAAGCATGAGCCAATTACACatataaaacagatgaaaagatTAATTTAACACATATCTCATGTGAAATTCGCAATTGTTAGTTCACACAACAAGAAACCAAagtcagagaaagagacatgAAGTTATTGTAGTAATAATGTCTGAGGGCTGGTTGGAGCGGGGGTGGTTCACTCAATCGgctcttaaaatgttttctggaTTCCACTTGATATTGCTTGTGGGATAATCTGATTGAGTTAATTATTGTATTAAACAATAGGCTTGTTTGTCTCTAACTCAGAATTTGGAAAGGAATATAAGAGGTGGCTATGACTGCTACATTCAAGAAGAGTTGGGAAGGGATGTAAACCCAGGGAAGTGGTCTACTTCCCTCTCACTACATccaaataaaattcaaatgtaGATTGATTTACTCAGCAGTTCCCAATAAAAGAATGTACCAGACTGTTACCAATCTTTAATTCACATCATGGGTTCGGATGTTACAAGTTAGGTTTTAGCCACAAATTATTCTTGCATGGTCTACCTCAAGTTTCTCAGATAGCTCATTCTGCATGTTTCACAGTTATGTTTGAGGTTGTAGAAATTGCAGTAAATGGAAGGATGAATTTGTGCTTTTAATTTAATACACTGGAGAAACAGATAGATTTGGTGAAGCAACAGGTTCCACCCAATTTgatcaaaaatgtttctgtaatcCATTAAGTATTGTAAAACAGATATCCCTTCAAActaacaaacattaaaacatctcGTATCTATTCAATTCATAAATTAGTGACCGCCAACACATTTTTAGGATTTAAAGTATCTTTAGAGGAGGTTTTACAGTCACATTTTTTCGTACCTTAAAATAATGGCTGACATAAGCGGTTTTCACACTTTTGGAAATACAACCTGCATGATATTCCTTATAGGTTTATGATTTAAGGTAtgttaaaacagataaaagtgtGACTTTATTATGGATGAGTATGGTTAAGGGTTACAGTGAATGTGAATTGTTGTCAAGAGTCCTCTGGTGTCCCACAGCCATGTAGATATcacaaaatatcatttttttgagtaccatcatcatcagtctTTCATTTTGCATACATTTccaatgtaataaaataatttacagtatCTTGAACAATCCAGAGTATCTTTCAGACTGACACAGGTGTGGATGACAGAAGCGTGTTGTGTGGTGTCCTCATCATGCACTAGATGGCAGTACAACCCTACAGAACAGCACAGTAAAGCTCAGTAGAGGCAGTAGATTCAACTTGGCTTGCTTTAACAGGGTTGATGCTAGATTAGATGGGCCTTGCAAAACTCTTGTGAGATTTGTACACTAACCTTAATCTTAACcttaccttaaccctaacctttaCCTAACTCTAACCTcaagcctaaccctaaccacacTTGCAAGAGTTTGTCTCTCCGGTCCACCCAATCTAACATTTACCCTTTAACAAGGTGTTGCAGGGGTGGTTTATTGCTTTCTGTATATTTTCCAGTATATAGTATAGTACTTTCTATTATAGTTTGAATAGAAAGTTGCCAGTTATCACTTGCTTACTCCCTCACTTATAAGCACTCATTTTGATTTTATATGTGTATTCAGAATGTACTCCTAAAAAGATGAATCTTAGTTAAAGTTGTAAGGGAAAGTGCTCATTACAGAATTGATTTAGTGACAAAATATTCTAGTCTTTGCTTGCTTGCATTATGACATGGTTAAAGTTGCAAATGTCATATATCTTTCCTTGCTATCTAATGTCTTAGGTCTATATCAATGAAATTAAACGTGTAAGGTTAGTAGAGTAAGAGCTATGATAATAAAGTGATTAATACagcatttaatcattttattactACCTTTATTATTGAAGGCACAATGAGCATTTTCATTATGACATAAATCAATGCAAGAATTATTACTGTCATATCACTGTCACACTCACTGTCATATTTTCTCCTGGTTTAAGAACCATGACTTCACTGGGCCCCTCACTTCTGAACCCAATTGTCTACACATTTGTCAGTAGCAGTACTATAGTTCatgtcaatgtgttttttatttggtgGAATGATCAAACATGAGAGGGATTCTATGAATATTTGATAAGAAGAAAGTACAAGACAAATAAGTTAATAGATGTACTCCATTGTTATTAAGAACTTGTTGTGATGACTTCCTTGTTGGTCGTAACAGCAGCTATTGTTGTAGTGTTTCAGTGAATATGATAATACTGACTCTACATTCATGATtctattcataaaaacattccAGTTAATCAAGGTttaaaatatcatgatattttgtTTAATCCAGATCATCCAGCGCTACCATTTTGCTATTCAGCTAGAGACATGTACATAATAATAAACTAATATGCGGTGTGGGCCTGGACGGGCTTCTTGCTTATTTATGTGTGCGTACTGCAGCTCATTCAAATATTCCAAATTCAAGGCCTTAAATAGTCTTGAATACAGTCAAATATAGCTCCACTTCAAGTGTCTTGATACCCTATTCTGGTGAAAAATGACTCCAGTCATGGAAACACTTTTCTTGCCATAAGCCTAGAGCGAAATAAGTTAAAAGGCTGGCCAGGGGGGCCATCTAGTGGTCAGAGGGTTACTGGTTCATACTCTTTTTACCAGCTGTGCCCGTTACTGAGAAAGTATCCCTGAGCATATTAGGATTCATGACCCTGTCTAACTGAATATTAAGCCATACATGTAACAGACAACTCCAATGATGGCTGTGGAAATTTAAATTACTTAAAAATAATGCAATGCAATTAAGTATGTCctggtaaaaacaaacatcaggaTTAAACACAACAGAATATGATAAAATAGAGGTAGTCAATACTATTCAAAACCTATACGAGGTGGGTCAACACGGTCAGGTCCAGCTTGGAGGAAACCAGTGAGGGCCTCGTATGTGACGAACACAACCATGTTGACGGGGAATGCACGCAGCCAGTTGATGCCTAAGCTCCTGAAGAACACGCCTGATCCTTCCACCCGCGCCGTCTCAgtgatgcagtggaaaaaaCCCTTATATTTCTTCATCTCCCGTGCTCCATCCATCTGAAGACGGGCTTTGATCACGTCCATGGGTGTACCTAAAGTCCAACCTGCCATTCCTGCTATACCACCTGCCAGCATCACACCACTCCAATctgcaacaaatgaaaagatacTGAAGTTAAAAAGTGATACATTTTACTCCTCAAGGCATTTgtaacataatgagaaaatagtTTTGGCCTCTGCTCCAGGTCTACAGGCTGCCCTATGCCACAGTAGTGTTTCTCATTGGAAGCAATGGTAATGCTAATCTCAAGGATACAAGCTATTTTTTCAGCTTATGCAACTGGTaagattttgatttattttaatacaaaacGAAGCTAATGAGCACCAAAATGAGCTGTGATTCAATCATTTAATAATCAGGTCTGCAGTCACATGTTTATCAGATATTTTATAACCAGAAATGTGactttgttgatttttaaaaaaagaattcatCATATGACTCACGGCTGTAattgaaaatattaaaacaggCATAAAACTAGCCGCTGATACAGATCAGCATGCAAGAAGAGTCACGCTATGAAATGTCAACTGCTAAAGCAACAAACACGCGTGCgctcacacaaaaaaactggaaaaaaagcaGACTTTCTTCTTAAACTTTACTTACCTGGCCTTTTCTTTCCACTCTCTGTCAACCATTCACAGATGGTATTGTAGGTTAAAAAGTATGTAGCATATGATGGCCCATCTCTTAGCATGAGTGGGAAAGCCCCTCTGTAGAGCCCCAGGACACCCTCCTCTTTGATAATGCTCAGCAGACAGTGGACTGGACCATGATACTTGGGTCTGGGCATGTTGCTTCCTCCTCGCTTGGACTCTGTCTGACACTGTAAACGTACCTTCACTATGTCACCTGGAGACATCACTGATATCTGTAGGAGCCAGATAAGGAGAGACTCAGCACAGAGGTGAAAGCAACAGATGCATATCAGTGTCCAAAGTGATGGTATAACATgcatgaaacacatttttgaaactGCA is a window from the Thunnus thynnus chromosome 18, fThuThy2.1, whole genome shotgun sequence genome containing:
- the slc25a47a gene encoding solute carrier family 25 member 47-A, with the protein product MHIADFVSGSFAGACGVAVGYPLDTVKVRIQTQKQFTGIWQCTVATFSNEGMHGFFKGMSLPITTISMTSSVVFGTYRNCLQCLSQARGAGCGPNTKQEVFLSGLAGGIAQISVMSPGDIVKVRLQCQTESKRGGSNMPRPKYHGPVHCLLSIIKEEGVLGLYRGAFPLMLRDGPSYATYFLTYNTICEWLTESGKKRPDWSGVMLAGGIAGMAGWTLGTPMDVIKARLQMDGAREMKKYKGFFHCITETARVEGSGVFFRSLGINWLRAFPVNMVVFVTYEALTGFLQAGPDRVDPPRIGFE